A single Triticum dicoccoides isolate Atlit2015 ecotype Zavitan chromosome 2A, WEW_v2.0, whole genome shotgun sequence DNA region contains:
- the LOC119357966 gene encoding NAC transcription factor NAM-B2-like, with amino-acid sequence MANPNLTAGYVFQPTGRELIDHYLVPRAGLGGDIFPGFIEEGVDVLSLPPRELPFRENHIRDYGEVWGFFFAAKSAGETCPTPGAGGCWVQYGTEKPYYGSEGGREAVAFRRRFAYRYMWKGGAVWSPARWLMKEYRLNRDATAFRRAHPDPEARDVVFVVHKVYRKPVLPPPADSSSSDSEEEGSERSMVLKRKRS; translated from the coding sequence ATGGCGAACCCTAATCTGACAGCTGGTTACGTGTTCCAACCCACCGGCCGTGAGCTCATCGACCACTACCTCGTCCCGAGGGCGGGGCTGGGCGGCGACATCTTCCCCGGCTTCATCGAGGAGGGCGTGGACGTCTTATCCTTGCCCCCGCGTGAGCTCCCCTTCCGGGAAAACCACATAAGGGATTATGGCGAGGTATGGGGCTTCTTCTTCGCGGCAAAGTCCGCCGGCGAGACGTGCCCGACGCCGGGCGCAGGCGGGTGCTGGGTGCAGTACGGCACGGAGAAGCCGTACTACGGCAGCGAGGGCGGCCGGGAGGCAGTGGCGTTCCGACGCAGGTTCGCATACCGCTACATGTGGAAGGGCGGGGCGGTATGGTCGCCGGCGCGCTGGCTGATGAAGGAGTACCGGCTCAACAGGGACGCGACCGCCTTCCGCCGCGCGCACCCGGACCCCGAGGCGCGGGACGTCGTCTTCGTGGTCCACAAGGTCTACCGGAAGCCGGTGCTCCCCCCGCCTGCCGACAGCAGCTCCAGCGACAGCGAGGAGGAGGGCTCCGAGCGCTCCATGGTGTTGAAGAGGAAGCGGTCGTAG